DNA sequence from the Thiosulfativibrio zosterae genome:
GCCAAACCGATTAAACCGATATCTGAAGTTGCTGTAGACATATTTTTACTCCGAATAAAAAATTTTTGAATTGCGCCATTCTACAATTTTAAGCAGGTCTTTTACATGAATAACACGAAATAATTGGCAGGATTATGCAGAAAGTTTAAAAACCATGAGAAATTTAACCAGGCCTGGTTAAATTTGCGCTTAAAAAGCCTTATTTAAGGTTTTTGTAAAGCCGCTTTGCTCTATTGGGTTTTGATTATAGCGTTTTTTACAGGCAATAAAAAAGCCCGCAACGAAATTCATCATTGCGGGCTTTAGAATGTGGCGTCCCGTAGGGGAGTCGAACCCCTGTTACAGCCGTGAAAGGGCCGTGTCCTAGGCCTCTAGACGAACGGGACGAATTTATTGCACTATTTTGGATTATTTTTTCCAATCTCTTCGTTGTCCATCAGTCACATACAGGTGTATGCTCCTTCAGTCCGCCTCGACCTTAAAAAAAAAACTAATCGCAAACTAGTTGCAAAAATTGATTAAACACTATTAATGCTTAATCGAGTGTTGGTATTACAACCAACGGTTTATTGATACTCATCGTTCCGGCCTAGTGGAACTCCTATCAACAGACCTAAAAATGGAGCGGGAAACGAGGATCGAACTCGCGACCCCAACCTTGGCAAGGTTGTGCTCTACCGCTGAGCTATTCCCGCATAGTGGCGTCCCGTAGGGGAGTCGAACCCCTGTTACAGCCGTGAAAGGGCCGTGTCCTAGGCCTCTAGACGAACGGGACACTATATAAAAACACAATTACAAACTTAAATTATCAAACTACGGCCTAGTGTAATTTTTAGTGATAATTCAGTACACATTAGATGACTAAACCTGCTTACAACTTAAAATCAAATTGTAAATTGGTGGAGCTAAGCGGGATCGAACCGCTGACCTCAACACTGCCAGTGTTGCGCTCTCCCAGCTGAGCTATAGCCCCATTTAAAACATCGTTTTGCGCTAGGTAACTGATGGGTGCGTATTATATAGACTGGCTTTATAAGGTCAAGAGAATTTTTATCAAAAGATGACAATTTTTTTACGAATGTTTATCGGAGTGCTTTAAATACAATAAACGCCCAAGGATAAAACCCCTGAGCGCTTTGATAATGCTCACAATATTGTAAAAACTTAGGCGTTTTGGGCGCGCACTTTAATATAGTCTAAAGCCATACTGATGCGTGCCAAACATCTTTGTTGTCCAATGAGTTCTGCCGTTGCATCAATCGAAGGTGACTGTCCACCCCCCGTTATCGCAACGCGTAACGGCATACCCACTTTACCCATGCCCACTTCTAGCTCATCTGCTGCCGCTTGAATGGCTTGATGAATGTTTTCAGTTTGCCAATCCGCTAGGTCTGCAAATTTTTGCTGCACTAAAGCCAAAGCCTCTTCTGCCACAGGGCGTAGATGCTTTTTCGCAGCACCCTCTTCAAACTCACTAAAGTCTTGGTAAAAATAAACCGAGGCATCCGCCATTTCTACCAGCGTTTTAGCACGGTCGCGCAATAAATCCGCCACCTTAGCAAGCTCTGGGCCTTGTGTTAAATCAATTTCTTTTTGACCCAAAAACGGCGATAAATAACGCGCTAAGTGCTCTGCTGGTGCCGCTTGAATATGTTGCTGGTTAATCCAAAGCAATTTATCCATGTCGAAAGTGGATGGCGAACTGTTGACAGAATCTAAGTCAAAGTATTGCACCATTTCATCAATACTAAACACTTCTTGATCACCATGCGACCAACCTAGGCGTACTAAATAGTTCAGTAAAGCTTCTGGTAAAAAACCTTCTTCCTTAAACTGCAACACAGATACCGCCCCATGACGCTTGGATAAACGCGATCCATCAGCACCCAATACCATTGGGATGTGGGCAAACTTAGGAACTTCTGCACCTAGAGCTTTGTAGAGGTTAATTTGTCTTGGGGTATTGTTTAAGTGGTCATCGCCACGAATGACATGCGTCATTTTCATGTCCCAATCATCCACCACCACTGTTAAATTGTAAGTGGGCGTGCCGTCTGAACGAGCAATAATCAAATCATCAAGCTCGCGGTTATTGATAATCACCTGCCCTTTGACTAAATCATCAATCACCACATCACCCTCTAGAGGGTTTTTAAAACGTATAACAGGTTTAATGCCTTCCGGAGGAGTCCCGGTAAAATCACGATAACGCCCGTCATAACGCGGTTTTTCACCGCGCGCTTTCTGTTGTTCACGCATCTCATCCAGTTCTTCTGGCGAGGCATAACAATAATAAGCTTTTCCTTCGTCTAACAGCTGTTGTACTACGGCTTTATAACGGTCAAAACATTGTGTTTGATAAAAAGGACCCTTGTCGTAATCAAGCCCTAACCAAGCCATGCCTTCTAAAATGGCATCAACCGATTCTTGTGTGGAGCGCTCTAAATCAGTGTCTTCAATGCGCAAGGTAAATTCGCCGCCCATTTTTTTTGCATAAAGCCATGAAAACAAAGCGGTTCTTACACCACCTATGTGCAGATAACCGGTTGGACTGGGGGCAAAGCGAGTGCGAATCACAAGCATCTCCTAAATTATTAAACGGGTTAAAAAAATGTTGGCACATTATAAAGCCTAAAGCCGCCAATACGAAATTATTGCAAAGCGCTGTCGCCAAAACTTCATTTAAAAAACAACTTTACAAACTAACACAGGGGCTATAATTATGGGCAATCATATTTTTAACTTTGGAGTTTTTATGGAAACGCCTGCGTCAAGATTACAATTTTTTCCTATTGCATTATTCGGGTCAGTCATGGGGGTTGCGGGATTTAGTCTTGCCCTACAAAAAGCCACACCTGTCTTAGGCTTGCCACCTGCTTTAAGCTTGGCCTTTACTCTGTTAAGTGCTGTTTTCTTTATGCTGATGACCAGTATATACCTGGTCAAAAGCACGCGTTTTCCGCAGGCGGTTAAAAAGGAATTTAAAAATCCTGTGGGCGCACATTTTTTTGGTGCTTTCAGTATCAGCATTTTGCTCATTTCGTTGCTATTTCAAGACATTACCCCACAAGCTGCTCAAATACTCTGGTTTGTCGGCGTTATTTTGCACTTTGGTTTAACGCTGGTTTTATTAAACACTTGGCTACTCAATAATCCTTGGCACCTGGGGGAAATGACCCCCGCGTGGTTTTTACCCGCCGTGGGTAACATCATTATCCCGCTGGGAACGCCCATGTTTGCCGACCTAGAAACCGGCTGGTTTTTCTTTAGCACAGGTTTGGTCATGTGGCTAACACTTCTTATTATTGTGTTTTACCGCATCTTCTTCCATCCGCCCATGCCCAAAATTTTAGAACCCTTCTTATTCATTTTTATTGCGCCACCTGCCATGGGATTTTTAGCCTATGTCATGCTCAACGATGGATTGGTCGATAACTTTGCGCGTATTTTGTACTACATTGCCCTGTTCTTTGCTGTTTTCTTAATCACACAAACCCCAAGATTGATTAAGTTACCTTTTGCAATTTCATGGTGGGCTCTAACCTTCCCCTTGGCAGCATTTGCGAATGCCAGCTGGGTGATGTATTTCAGTTTATACTCACCGGTTTATCAAGGCTTAGCCTTGTTATCTATGGCCATGGTGTTATTACTGATTGGCTATCTCACCTTTAAAACCTTACAACTGGTTGCACAAAAAAAGCTGTGCCAACCACCGGTTGCACCACCGCCACAAGACCCTATTGATCCTGCCGAACAAAATCAACCTTCAGACTGAGGAAAAAATGCCTACCGCAAATATTCAATATCAACTCTGCCCCGAAGATCCAAAGGGGCATTTATTCAGCGTCAGTCTTAAAATCTTAAACCCAGAACCCACCGGGCAAACTTTGCATTTGCCCAACTGGATTCCTGGCAGCTATATGATTCGCGACTTTGCTAAACACATTATTCAACCCTTTGCCCAAACCACCGAAGGCAGACCTTTGGGTATGCACGCCATTTCAAAAAACGCTTGGCAAGTTGAACCCTTATCAGACAGTGAAGTCGAGCAAAATATAGGGCTCGACATTAGCTATCAAGTTTACGCTTGGGATTTATCGGTAAGAGGCGCGCACTTTGATGAGAGCCATGCTTTTATCAATGGCACTTCGGCATTTATGGCGGTCGACCATCATGAAGACACCCCCTGTCAGGTCTCCCTAACGCCCTCTCATCATGCGTTTATGAATGATTGGTCCGTTGCGACAACCCTGCCCAAAATCGATACCGATAAACAAGGATTCGGCACTTATTTAGTTCCTAATTATCGAGAGCTAATTGAATACCCCATCGAAATGGGTAATTTTTTAGATTTACAATTTGAAGCCAATGGCATACCACATCGCATTGTTTTCACAGGCCAAATAGAGCGTGACAAACTCGATGAAAATCAATTATTAGCCGACCTTAAAACCATTTGTGAAACAGAACTCAATCTATTTGGCAAACCCTACCCAATTGAAACCTATTTGTTTCAAGTGATGATTACTGCCGATGGCTATGGTGGACTAGAACACTTAAATTCCACGGCACTCATGGCCAGCCGCAATGATTTGCCTTATATCAATGACACCAAGCGAACCGATGGTTATATTCAATTTCTAGAACTTTGCGCCCATGAGTATTTTCACACCTGGAATGTTAAACGCATTCAGCCAGCCATTTATCAAACCACCGACCTAAATACTCCGGTCTATACCAATCAACTTTGGTGGTTTGAGGGTATTACCTCCTTTTACGATGGGCTGATTTTGCAACGCGCAGGCATTGTTTCTAAAGAAGACTATCTAACACGCTTAGCCAAAGAAATGACGCGTGTCTATCGCATGCCGGGGCGTTTTAAACAGTCGGTTGCAGAATCCAGCTTTTTAACCTGGACTAAGTTTTACCAGCAAGACGAAAACGCGCCTAATGCCATTATCAGCTATTACACCAAAGGCAGCTTAATTGCACTGGGCTTAGATTTAACCATTCGGGCACATACCCAAAACGAAAAATCACTCGATACCGTTTTACTCTATTTATGGCAGCATTATGGACTGACGGGCAAAGGTCTAAAAGAAGGTGAAATTGAAGCCATCTGCTCTCAAGTGAGCGGGCTGGGTTTAAAATCATTTTTTGATGCTTATTTGTACGGTACCGAAGATTTGCCCTTTGAAGAACTCTTTGCAGAACTTGGCATAGACTTTGAGCTGCGCCCAGCCACCTCTGCCAAAGATTTGGGCGGCCCCACTGATACAACTCAATTCCCGCTTAACCTAGGTGCTAATTTAGCGGCCACCGAGCATCAAACCGTTAAGGTCACCCATGTATGGGAAGCCTTAACGGCTTACCAAGCTGGACTGGCACCGGGTGATGAAATTATTGCGCTTAATCATTTCAAGATAACCAATCCACAAAGCCTAGAAGATTTTTTAAAACGCTATCAGGTGGGAGATATTCTAGATTGTCACTATTTCCGCCGTGACGAACTCAAACATACACAACTGGTGTTGCAAGCCCCTATTTGTGATCGTGTGGTTTTAAGTTGGCTAGACACTGCTGAAACGGCTGAAGAGGTGCTCGAATGGCTGAGCAATTAACCCAAACCATCCAAGCGTTGAATCTAAAAATTCAACAACTGGAAGAAAAGTCTGCCTATCAAGAGGATACCCTTGAAAGTTTAAACGACACGATTGGCAAACAACATCAAGACATTCAAAAGTTGCAAACTCAGATCAGACTCTTATCTGAGTTTATTAAAAACCTCAAATCTGATCTCGACTCTGGCATTAAACATGCCAGCGAAGAAACGCCGCCACCGCATTATTAAACAACGCTTAAAACGCAAAAAAGCCGCTAAAAACAACCAGGCCTGGTCATTTTTAGCGGCTTTTTAACGCTATACCGCAATCTCAATTCAACCCGAAATCCAAACCATAAGATTTAATATTTTTTGATTTTAAAGAAAGCCATATCACTCGACAAGGTAGAACTCTGTTCGTTTAGGCTTTCCGAGGCCGCCGATGTTTCTTCAACCAAAGCGGCATTTTGTTGCGTAACCGTATCGATTTGGTTGATTGCCGTATAGACTTGGCGAATGCCCGTCAGTTGTTCCTGAGAGGCAATCGAAATATGTTCAATCATGTCTGTGACGGTATCCACCGCTTCATTGATTTCGGTTAAAACTGCGCCAGAATCAGATGCCAACTTGGTTCCTTGATCAATTCGGCTAACACTTTCATTGATGAGTGAAGTAATATTTTTAGCAGCATCCGCTGATTTTTGTGCCAAATTACGCACCTCACCCGCAACCACCGCAAATCCTCGACCGTGATCGCCCGCTCTCGCAGCCTCAACAGCTGCATTCAACGCCAACAAATTAGTTTGGAAAGCAATGCTGTCAATCAAGGTCACAATTTCGGCAATTTTACGACTGGAATCTTGAATTTCATTCATGGCATCGATCGTTTGTTGCATGACTCTGGAGCCCTCTAAAGATTTGGCCTTAACCTTTTGCGCCACATCCGAAGCTTCTTTGGCATTATCAGAGTTATTTTTAACCGCTGAACTCATTTCTTCCATGGTTGAAGAGGTTTCTTCTAGAGCCGCGGCCTGTTCTTGTACACGCTGACTTAAATCTAACGCACCCTGCGCCACTTCGCTAGAAGCTGAATTGACCACATCAGCAGCATTCACTGCGCGTGCCACCACTTCTTGTAAACGGCTGGTGGTATCATTCACTGCTTTCTTTAATACCCCAAGTTCGCCGTCATAATGGTGAGTAATTTGTTGCGTTAAATCCCCTTTAGATTGGGCTAATACGATGGTAATCACATCTTTAATGGCACTTTCTAGTGCATCCATCGAAGTATTAATGCCGTTTTTCAAGGTCAGCAAATCACCTTTGGCATCCACAAGTACCCGCTGATTAAATTGCCCTTGTTGCATCGCATTCATCACCTCAATAATGGCGCGAATACTGGCATTAACAGATTGGGTCGTTTCAGCCGTGTTGTTAACCATGGTCAAGAATTCACCTTTCACAGCAGCCGTTAACGACAAATTAAATTGCCCGTTCTTCATGGACTCCATCACACGGCTCAGCTCTTTAATAACACTTTCGATAGATTCAGCCGATTGATTAACGCCTTTTTTCAACATCAATAAATCCCCTGAATAGTCCGCCTTAATTCGGGTATCCAGTTTGCCGTTTGCAATATCTGCAATCACACGGTTTGCATCATCTACCGCTTTTTTCAGATAATTTATGAGTTGGTTGAAAGCGATAATACTCTCACCCACCTCATCTTTTGAAGTGCAATCGACTGAGCTAGAAAGATCTCCCGACTTTAAGACATGCGCAACAACATCGCGCATTTTTTGAATCGGGCCTACGATTGTTCGCGTCACGAGCAAGGCAATTACTATACTGAGGAGCACAACAAAAAGTGTTCCGAACATTGTGAAGTTATTGGCAAAAGTGGCGGTGGCTTTTTGGTCTTCATTTCTGATGACAATCAAGCTTTCTTCCGCAGCCACAATATTATTGATTTCTGCACGAATCAAATCCATATAGTGCTTGCCAGTACCTTTAGTCATATCAGCAATCACATTTTCAATTGTGACAGGGTATTTGTTCATATCACGACGCGCATCGATTTCAACATTAGCCACTCTGGTTTGCCATTCTGACACCGCTTGACGAATCTCATTCACATTTTTGGTATAGGCATCTGAATACTTAGTCAGTTCCGTGACAGCAGCCAAGAGGTCTTTCTCGCCTTGAATGTATGGTTCTAATGACGCCTCAACACCACTAAGCAAAAACCCTCTCTGCCCGGTTTCCATATTCACTAGGGCAAGTAACGCTTGATTAGATAAAAGCTTTTCATGCAGATTATTTTTGGGGATTTGGGCATCTAAAGTCGCCAATTTAACGCGAATACCATCAAACAAAGTCTTGCCGAGTAATCTCGCAGACACCTGCTTGAAGTTAGCCAGTGACTTCTCACCTTGCGTAATGATTTTGCGCTGTGCAATTTGGGGTTCAGCCCACTTTTCAAGCCAAAGTTTTTTCATGTCTGCAACATTGGCCCAGCGTTTGACTTGGGCAGGATTGTCGCTGGTTAATTCCGCACCTTTTTGAACTAAGGTTTTAAACTGTTTGTCGCCAGCAAAATAGGGTTCTAAAAATTCTTCATTGCCAGTGACTAAAAAACCTCTTAAACCCGTTTCCATATCGACCATAGAAGCAGACAAACTTTCACCAACACGGATCA
Encoded proteins:
- a CDS encoding SlyX family protein, with product MAEQLTQTIQALNLKIQQLEEKSAYQEDTLESLNDTIGKQHQDIQKLQTQIRLLSEFIKNLKSDLDSGIKHASEETPPPHY
- the gltX gene encoding glutamate--tRNA ligase; translated protein: MIRTRFAPSPTGYLHIGGVRTALFSWLYAKKMGGEFTLRIEDTDLERSTQESVDAILEGMAWLGLDYDKGPFYQTQCFDRYKAVVQQLLDEGKAYYCYASPEELDEMREQQKARGEKPRYDGRYRDFTGTPPEGIKPVIRFKNPLEGDVVIDDLVKGQVIINNRELDDLIIARSDGTPTYNLTVVVDDWDMKMTHVIRGDDHLNNTPRQINLYKALGAEVPKFAHIPMVLGADGSRLSKRHGAVSVLQFKEEGFLPEALLNYLVRLGWSHGDQEVFSIDEMVQYFDLDSVNSSPSTFDMDKLLWINQQHIQAAPAEHLARYLSPFLGQKEIDLTQGPELAKVADLLRDRAKTLVEMADASVYFYQDFSEFEEGAAKKHLRPVAEEALALVQQKFADLADWQTENIHQAIQAAADELEVGMGKVGMPLRVAITGGGQSPSIDATAELIGQQRCLARISMALDYIKVRAQNA
- a CDS encoding SLAC1 anion channel family protein, which gives rise to METPASRLQFFPIALFGSVMGVAGFSLALQKATPVLGLPPALSLAFTLLSAVFFMLMTSIYLVKSTRFPQAVKKEFKNPVGAHFFGAFSISILLISLLFQDITPQAAQILWFVGVILHFGLTLVLLNTWLLNNPWHLGEMTPAWFLPAVGNIIIPLGTPMFADLETGWFFFSTGLVMWLTLLIIVFYRIFFHPPMPKILEPFLFIFIAPPAMGFLAYVMLNDGLVDNFARILYYIALFFAVFLITQTPRLIKLPFAISWWALTFPLAAFANASWVMYFSLYSPVYQGLALLSMAMVLLLIGYLTFKTLQLVAQKKLCQPPVAPPPQDPIDPAEQNQPSD
- a CDS encoding CHASE3 domain-containing protein produces the protein MDWFKNLKVGNKLGLGFGLTLILVTTLSVISYSSINSMIQTSGWVDHTHKVIRVGESLSASMVDMETGLRGFLVTGNEEFLEPYFAGDKQFKTLVQKGAELTSDNPAQVKRWANVADMKKLWLEKWAEPQIAQRKIITQGEKSLANFKQVSARLLGKTLFDGIRVKLATLDAQIPKNNLHEKLLSNQALLALVNMETGQRGFLLSGVEASLEPYIQGEKDLLAAVTELTKYSDAYTKNVNEIRQAVSEWQTRVANVEIDARRDMNKYPVTIENVIADMTKGTGKHYMDLIRAEINNIVAAEESLIVIRNEDQKATATFANNFTMFGTLFVVLLSIVIALLVTRTIVGPIQKMRDVVAHVLKSGDLSSSVDCTSKDEVGESIIAFNQLINYLKKAVDDANRVIADIANGKLDTRIKADYSGDLLMLKKGVNQSAESIESVIKELSRVMESMKNGQFNLSLTAAVKGEFLTMVNNTAETTQSVNASIRAIIEVMNAMQQGQFNQRVLVDAKGDLLTLKNGINTSMDALESAIKDVITIVLAQSKGDLTQQITHHYDGELGVLKKAVNDTTSRLQEVVARAVNAADVVNSASSEVAQGALDLSQRVQEQAAALEETSSTMEEMSSAVKNNSDNAKEASDVAQKVKAKSLEGSRVMQQTIDAMNEIQDSSRKIAEIVTLIDSIAFQTNLLALNAAVEAARAGDHGRGFAVVAGEVRNLAQKSADAAKNITSLINESVSRIDQGTKLASDSGAVLTEINEAVDTVTDMIEHISIASQEQLTGIRQVYTAINQIDTVTQQNAALVEETSAASESLNEQSSTLSSDMAFFKIKKY
- a CDS encoding M61 family metallopeptidase; protein product: MPTANIQYQLCPEDPKGHLFSVSLKILNPEPTGQTLHLPNWIPGSYMIRDFAKHIIQPFAQTTEGRPLGMHAISKNAWQVEPLSDSEVEQNIGLDISYQVYAWDLSVRGAHFDESHAFINGTSAFMAVDHHEDTPCQVSLTPSHHAFMNDWSVATTLPKIDTDKQGFGTYLVPNYRELIEYPIEMGNFLDLQFEANGIPHRIVFTGQIERDKLDENQLLADLKTICETELNLFGKPYPIETYLFQVMITADGYGGLEHLNSTALMASRNDLPYINDTKRTDGYIQFLELCAHEYFHTWNVKRIQPAIYQTTDLNTPVYTNQLWWFEGITSFYDGLILQRAGIVSKEDYLTRLAKEMTRVYRMPGRFKQSVAESSFLTWTKFYQQDENAPNAIISYYTKGSLIALGLDLTIRAHTQNEKSLDTVLLYLWQHYGLTGKGLKEGEIEAICSQVSGLGLKSFFDAYLYGTEDLPFEELFAELGIDFELRPATSAKDLGGPTDTTQFPLNLGANLAATEHQTVKVTHVWEALTAYQAGLAPGDEIIALNHFKITNPQSLEDFLKRYQVGDILDCHYFRRDELKHTQLVLQAPICDRVVLSWLDTAETAEEVLEWLSN